The DNA window CCGGCGCGGTCGCCCGCGGCTACACGTCGCGCATCGCCGGGTTCCTGCGGCCGACGGGACCGCAGTAGTCCCGGGCCGCACCTATCCTGGGAGATCATGCGCACCAAGAAAAAGGTCGATCTCAAGGCGCTGGCCGACGCGCTTGTCGACTTCCCCTACGCGTACCTGATCACGGTCGACGACGGGTACCGGGTGCACACCGTGACGGTCGAGCCGCAGCTGCGTGAAGCCACCCTCGATGTCGGACTCATCGGTGGGCGCACCCGGAACAATCTCGCCCACCGCGCCGACGTGACCCTGTTGTGGCCGCCCGCCGAACCGGGCGGCTACTCCCTGATCGTCGACGGCAGCGCCGAAGTGACCGACGCCGGCGATGAAACCGCCCGCCTGAGCGTGGTTCCCACCCGCGCGCTGCTGCACCGCGACGCCGACTCCCCCGACGCGGCCAAGGGCTGCCTGCACGACTGCGTGGTGTTCTCGCTGCCGGCGTGAGGCCGTACAGTCTCATCCGTGAGCCGTGTCGCACCGCTCGCCCCGCCGTGGAGCGAAGAAGATGCCGCTGGCATCAACAGCTGGGGTCACCCCGACCGCACCTACGAGCCGCTGCTCTTGGTGCGTTGCCTGCAGCGCCATCCCGCGCTCGCCTCCCGGCTGCGCAAGCTCGGCGAATCCCTTTATGTCGCAGCGCTTTTGCCCGGACGGACGCGGACCATCGCCATCCTTCGCATCTGCGCCCTGGTCGGCTGTCGGTACGAGTGGGGCGGACAGGCGGCGTTCTGGGGGCCGATCGCGGGGGTCAGCGACAACGAGTGCGACGCGCCGGTCACCGGCTGCGCGGACGACCCACGCTGGAGCCCGGCCGAGCGGACGCTGATCGAGGCGGTGGACGAACTCGAGCGCACCGGCTCGTGGTCAGAGGCGACGTGGGACGCGCTGGGCCGCGACCTGACCGACGAGCAGCGGATCGAATTGCTTACCGCGGTCGGCTGGTACCGCACGATCTGCACGTTGTGCAACGCGCTCGCGCTTCCGGTCGAGGGCTGGATGCGGCCCTGGCCGGAGTCAGGGCGCTGAGCGGTCCCTGCGCAGTCCCGGATGCTGGTTCTTCAGCAGCGGCAACAGCACCCGCCTCTTCGCGGCGGGCGACCAGCGTGACGCCGTGGCCGCGGTCGGCCAGTTCGCGGGCGATGTCGGCGCCGATGCCCGACGATGCGCCGGTCACGACGGCGGTGCTGGTGGCTGAGGGAGACGGAAGGGCCACGCGCTTACCCTAGAACGCCGAGCGTGGGCAGCACTCATCACCGCCGAACGTGAAGCTGGCCGCACGCTCGGCGTCGAATGTGCGGCTAGCTTCACGCTCGCCGGACGTTCGTCCGCCGCACACGAAAAAGCCCGGCCCCTTGTGGGGACCGGGCTTTTTCGCAGGCGGACTTAGAAGTCCATGCCGCCCATGCCACCGGTCGGGTCGCCCGCGGGTGCGGCCGCCTTCTCCGGCTTGTCGGCGACGACGGCCTCGGTGGTGAGGAACAGCCCCGCGATGGACGCCGCGTTCTGCAGCGCCGAACGGGTCACCTTCACCGGGTCGGCAACGCCGGCCTTCAGCAGGTCCTCGTACTCACCGGTGGCCGCGTTCAGGCCGGTGCCGGCCTTCGAGTTGCGGACCTTCTCGGCGACAACGCCGGGCTCCAGCCCGGAGTTGAAGGCGATCTGCTTCAGCGGAGCCTCGAGCGCCACGCGGACGATGTTGGCACCGGTGGCCTCGTCGCCGGTGAGCTTGAGCTCCTCCAGGGCCGGTGCCGACTGCAGCAGGGCCACGCCACCACCGGCGACGATGCCCTCCTCGACGGCGGCCTTGGCGTTGCGGACCGCGTCCTCGATGCGGTGCTTGCGCTCCTTG is part of the Mycobacterium mantenii genome and encodes:
- a CDS encoding carboxymuconolactone decarboxylase family protein, whose protein sequence is MSRVAPLAPPWSEEDAAGINSWGHPDRTYEPLLLVRCLQRHPALASRLRKLGESLYVAALLPGRTRTIAILRICALVGCRYEWGGQAAFWGPIAGVSDNECDAPVTGCADDPRWSPAERTLIEAVDELERTGSWSEATWDALGRDLTDEQRIELLTAVGWYRTICTLCNALALPVEGWMRPWPESGR